CAGCGCGCATCTTTACCGCAATACGCTGACGAACAAACAGGGGCAGGGCCAGGAACAGCTTTTGCAGCCATGGCTGATGCACTTTGGCGCGGAAACGCAGATAGCCCACGTCATCGGTACAAAGCGTGTCGCCGTGCATAATCAGCACGCGCTTACCGTACAGTTCCAGCAGCTGCTCTTCCGGCAGCAGGGTCATGCCTGCGGCGCGGGCGAAGCGTTTTCCCAGCAGGAAATCACGGTTGCCGTGGATAAAGAAACAGGGGATGTTGAGCTGGCGCAGAGCCTGAGCGATTTCCGCATGCAGCGGATTCGGGTCGTCGTCGCCGATCCAGGCTTCAAACAGGTCGCCGAGGATATAGAGGGCATCAGCGTGCTGAGCTTCACGGCG
The sequence above is a segment of the Erwinia sp. SLM-02 genome. Coding sequences within it:
- the lpxH gene encoding UDP-2,3-diacylglucosamine diphosphatase translates to MSHTLFIADIHLCVEEPAITAGFLHFLRREAQHADALYILGDLFEAWIGDDDPNPLHAEIAQALRQLNIPCFFIHGNRDFLLGKRFARAAGMTLLPEEQLLELYGKRVLIMHGDTLCTDDVGYLRFRAKVHQPWLQKLFLALPLFVRQRIAVKMRAGSQQANSSKDIAIMDVNPQAVVAAMQRHHAPVLIHGHTHRPAVHQLRVDGSPAERVVLGAWHEQGSMIKVSADETTLISFPF